A single window of Candidatus Babeliaceae bacterium DNA harbors:
- a CDS encoding ABC transporter substrate-binding protein, which translates to MKTTFIIINIFFIHAVALENFTDLQHYIATLPENIKSDNHDWSDPNYSTFHAQLKPSWTDTIMQFLHLKKKPLWNIRNIKKLLDELIATRKPLLEKAPYVINITSKPGAQFVIWGDLFGAAHSLFRDLEYFYEQKIIDDNFSITKPNYYFIFLGDAMDRSPYVLETLHIILTLMQRNPDNVFYLKGKHETNDYWKNFGLKREIEIFLKTNFQEKKRFENTVSLFFKSLPEALYINQKDSTHNVIRLSHGPRNDYTFNEMYLDNFFTKNIGTIDAITLQDQYKSLNPPEVAAIIKGGEHMKPAIITNGLDLLEPDQGATAWSLISCPTQIYQEFFDFYADAFAQLKLGATIDQATIQLFYQDLRNKAGFKQSPVYNLVSGQITDANVTESKPTYTIGSTMALTKGVFFMGQRIKRGISTLINQQNQLGGINGHIIKTIIFDDEYERSLALKNVEILRNRYKIDTLLLPVGSPTLEAYIDLVKSGKITVLFPVTGAPYFRKPELKGIINWRASYADEARALIEHMVGRYAVKKFAFFYQNDAYGLGPLEAAHTLLKEKGITDWVDVPYNRAETDFTSEAEIIKKAQPDAIGFFSIASASEELIRNLGIDTLITRKLFGISFLAENTFRKFLKDRGLEVLFAQVVPNPKTSDLQIVQEFRTLMDENNLPYDIFALEGYICTSLYLEALKNLKDPITPEKLIGYFESLNKFQYKGLELTFNPERRDLTQDVWFEISDALWTKYSATK; encoded by the coding sequence ATGAAAACAACGTTTATTATAATAAACATATTTTTTATACACGCAGTTGCTCTTGAAAATTTTACAGATCTACAGCATTATATCGCAACACTGCCAGAAAATATAAAAAGTGATAATCATGACTGGAGCGATCCTAACTACAGCACTTTTCATGCGCAATTAAAACCTTCTTGGACCGATACTATCATGCAATTTTTGCATCTCAAAAAAAAACCGCTCTGGAATATAAGAAATATAAAAAAATTGCTCGATGAGTTAATTGCAACGCGTAAACCATTACTAGAAAAAGCGCCCTACGTTATTAATATTACCAGTAAACCAGGCGCTCAATTTGTTATATGGGGAGACCTCTTTGGCGCAGCTCACTCGTTATTTAGAGATTTAGAATATTTTTACGAGCAAAAAATAATTGATGATAACTTTTCTATAACAAAGCCCAATTATTATTTTATTTTTTTAGGCGATGCCATGGATCGATCACCCTATGTTTTAGAAACACTTCATATTATTCTTACCTTAATGCAACGCAATCCTGACAATGTTTTTTACCTCAAAGGCAAGCATGAAACGAATGATTATTGGAAAAACTTTGGTTTAAAACGAGAAATAGAGATATTCTTAAAAACAAACTTTCAAGAAAAAAAACGTTTTGAAAATACAGTAAGCTTATTTTTCAAATCATTGCCTGAAGCTCTCTATATTAATCAAAAAGATTCAACGCACAATGTAATTAGACTGTCACATGGCCCACGCAATGATTATACATTTAATGAAATGTATCTAGATAATTTTTTTACAAAAAATATTGGCACCATAGATGCCATTACTTTGCAAGACCAATATAAATCTCTTAACCCTCCAGAAGTCGCTGCAATTATTAAAGGAGGGGAACATATGAAGCCAGCTATTATAACCAATGGATTGGATTTATTAGAACCTGATCAAGGAGCAACTGCCTGGTCGCTTATTTCTTGCCCAACTCAAATATATCAAGAATTTTTTGATTTTTACGCTGACGCATTTGCACAATTAAAACTCGGCGCCACTATTGATCAAGCAACCATACAATTATTTTATCAAGATTTAAGAAACAAAGCCGGGTTTAAGCAAAGCCCTGTATATAATCTTGTTTCTGGACAAATTACAGATGCTAACGTAACGGAAAGTAAACCAACCTATACTATCGGCTCAACAATGGCCCTTACAAAAGGCGTTTTCTTTATGGGTCAACGTATTAAACGTGGTATTTCAACCCTTATTAACCAACAAAATCAACTTGGTGGTATTAATGGTCATATTATAAAAACTATTATCTTTGATGATGAATATGAACGTAGCCTCGCCTTGAAAAATGTCGAAATACTCAGAAATCGCTATAAAATTGATACATTGCTCTTGCCTGTTGGAAGCCCTACACTTGAGGCTTATATCGATTTGGTTAAATCAGGTAAAATTACCGTTTTATTTCCTGTAACAGGGGCTCCCTATTTTAGAAAACCAGAACTAAAAGGGATTATTAATTGGAGAGCTTCTTATGCAGATGAAGCTCGAGCACTTATTGAGCATATGGTAGGCCGATACGCAGTAAAAAAATTCGCGTTTTTTTATCAAAATGATGCGTATGGACTTGGGCCATTAGAAGCAGCTCATACACTATTAAAAGAAAAAGGGATCACCGATTGGGTAGACGTTCCATACAACAGAGCGGAAACCGATTTTACCAGCGAGGCAGAAATTATTAAGAAAGCCCAGCCAGACGCCATAGGATTTTTTTCGATTGCTAGCGCCTCGGAAGAATTGATTAGAAATCTTGGCATTGATACGCTTATTACGCGCAAACTGTTTGGTATATCATTTTTAGCAGAAAACACGTTTAGAAAATTTTTAAAAGATCGGGGATTAGAAGTACTTTTTGCTCAAGTTGTCCCCAACCCAAAAACAAGTGATCTGCAAATAGTACAAGAATTTAGAACACTGATGGATGAAAATAACCTCCCCTATGACATATTTGCCCTAGAAGGATATATCTGCACCAGCCTCTATCTCGAAGCGCTCAAAAACTTAAAAGACCCAATAACGCCAGAAAAACTTATTGGGTACTTTGAATCACTGAATAAATTTCAGTACAAAGGCTTAGAATTAACGTTCAACCCCGAACGTCGCGACCTGACACAAGATGTATGGTTTGAAATCAGCGACGCCCTCTGGACAAAATATAGCGCTACAAAATAG
- a CDS encoding DMT family transporter encodes MIEIFIGFALLASGITANKLLLATISPTFFVALRMTCAGLFLVVYHFRTSPRLRPGHMKIDILEVAICALYTTFIPSILKAYALKYLISSKAAFLGSLDPVITALYAYFLLGETLTRNKLLGMGMAFTGTVVLLMATSCTSTISAWCVISYPELAAIIAIAISRYGWLLAQKMLKNERYMPSELNGLMMLFGGCYALLAAFFIESDSLSTLCFTPKFTALFAYTVIVGNVIAYGMYATFLKNYTATFVSLVGLSVPLFVHLYGPLVIGEPLSPYFFTALSITFCGLYIFYKDELLKKA; translated from the coding sequence ATGATAGAAATTTTTATTGGTTTTGCCCTTCTTGCAAGTGGCATTACGGCAAACAAGCTTCTTCTTGCAACTATATCGCCAACATTTTTTGTTGCCTTACGTATGACATGTGCCGGTCTGTTTCTGGTTGTATATCATTTTAGAACATCGCCGCGACTGCGGCCGGGACATATGAAAATCGATATTCTGGAAGTCGCAATATGCGCGTTGTATACGACGTTTATTCCGTCAATTCTCAAGGCATATGCTCTTAAATATTTGATTTCATCAAAGGCTGCTTTTTTAGGAAGTTTAGACCCTGTCATTACTGCTTTATACGCTTATTTTTTACTTGGAGAAACATTAACTAGAAATAAATTATTAGGCATGGGCATGGCTTTTACCGGAACAGTTGTCCTCCTCATGGCAACTTCTTGTACCTCAACCATCAGTGCCTGGTGCGTTATTTCATACCCAGAGCTTGCAGCGATTATTGCCATAGCAATCAGTAGATATGGATGGCTTTTAGCTCAAAAAATGTTAAAAAATGAGCGCTATATGCCTTCGGAACTCAATGGCCTGATGATGTTATTTGGCGGTTGTTATGCTTTGCTTGCAGCCTTTTTTATAGAAAGCGACAGTTTGAGTACTCTGTGTTTTACGCCAAAATTTACGGCATTATTCGCTTATACCGTTATTGTTGGTAACGTTATTGCCTATGGCATGTATGCAACATTTTTAAAAAATTATACAGCGACATTTGTTTCTTTGGTGGGCTTATCTGTGCCATTATTTGTTCACCTGTATGGCCCATTGGTTATTGGTGAACCGCTATCCCCTTATTTCTTCACCGCTTTATCAATCACCTTCTGTGGTCTATATATTTTTTATAAAGACGAGCTTCTTAAAAAAGCATAA
- the urtA gene encoding urea ABC transporter substrate-binding protein — protein MAQAAGRKIIFISILIFALAAASSLVYLSIVVIKKRLPIRVGILHSQTGTMAISELPIIDATLMAIEEINDSGGLLGRSIEPIVEDGASDPATFAAKAEKLITKDKVDVIFGCWTSASRKAVKSIVEKHDHLLFYPVQYEGLEDSPNIIYTGATPNQQILPGVTWCYYNLGATFFLVGSDYVFPRTAHEIIKNYIKLFNGKIIGEAYVPLGGTSFEGIVKNIVALQPKVIINTINGNSNNTFFKALRNAGITPDKIPTMSFSIAEQDLEVLGAQELVGDYAAWSYFQSVASPTNERFVDRFKKKYGQDRVVSDPLEAAYFGIGLWAQAVREVKTSQVLKIKNAIKKQGQDAPEGIVYIDPNNNHTWKTVRIGKITQQGQFDIVWSSHKAIRPIPFPSFRGRINWEGFLEKLYEGWNKKWALE, from the coding sequence ATGGCGCAGGCGGCGGGAAGAAAAATTATTTTTATAAGCATACTTATTTTTGCTCTTGCTGCTGCAAGTTCGCTCGTGTATCTATCTATAGTTGTTATAAAAAAAAGATTGCCAATACGTGTGGGGATTTTGCATTCCCAAACGGGGACAATGGCTATTAGCGAGCTGCCTATTATCGATGCGACGCTTATGGCAATTGAAGAAATTAATGATAGTGGCGGGCTATTGGGAAGGTCTATAGAGCCCATTGTAGAAGATGGTGCATCGGATCCCGCAACATTTGCAGCCAAAGCAGAAAAGTTAATTACCAAGGATAAGGTCGATGTTATTTTTGGGTGTTGGACGTCTGCAAGTAGAAAGGCTGTTAAGTCTATTGTAGAAAAACATGATCATCTGTTATTTTACCCGGTTCAATATGAAGGGCTTGAAGATTCTCCGAATATAATCTACACAGGAGCTACACCCAATCAACAAATATTACCAGGGGTAACGTGGTGTTATTATAATCTTGGCGCAACGTTTTTTTTAGTCGGATCTGATTATGTGTTTCCAAGAACTGCCCATGAAATTATTAAAAATTATATAAAATTATTTAATGGAAAAATAATTGGTGAAGCGTATGTGCCGCTAGGAGGCACGTCTTTTGAGGGTATTGTAAAAAATATTGTCGCATTGCAGCCAAAAGTTATTATTAATACGATTAATGGCAATAGCAATAATACTTTTTTTAAAGCATTACGAAATGCGGGCATAACGCCGGATAAAATTCCCACTATGTCTTTTAGTATAGCTGAGCAAGATTTAGAAGTATTAGGCGCACAGGAGTTGGTAGGTGATTATGCTGCATGGAGTTATTTCCAAAGTGTTGCTTCGCCGACTAATGAACGTTTTGTCGATCGGTTTAAAAAAAAATACGGTCAAGATCGTGTGGTGAGTGATCCGTTAGAAGCTGCATATTTTGGCATAGGTCTCTGGGCGCAAGCGGTTCGAGAAGTAAAGACATCACAAGTGCTTAAAATAAAAAACGCTATAAAAAAACAGGGTCAAGATGCTCCGGAAGGCATAGTCTACATAGATCCTAATAATAATCATACCTGGAAAACAGTGCGTATTGGTAAAATAACTCAGCAGGGACAGTTTGATATTGTATGGAGTTCACATAAAGCGATCCGGCCAATTCCATTTCCATCATTTCGTGGAAGAATAAATTGGGAGGGCTTTTTAGAAAAACTGTATGAAGGATGGAATAAAAAATGGGCCTTAGAATAA
- a CDS encoding tetratricopeptide repeat protein → MKYLFLCIIVLHVHNHAMVVEKKLTEIEKKFYEAKSYDDMPYCELKRHLAYNLYEEVVEQSDNQKLKAEALYRLGRMRSLGRGTQRDYRKAHAYFESAQDLNAPITQAKARWRLAELYFIGLGVAQDYKKAKILFDQVANNTVDSYVQAAARWRLGEMYKNGQGMPIDYKAAHDYLQLAAQQTINKDVKACALESLKSLNI, encoded by the coding sequence ATGAAGTATCTTTTTCTGTGTATTATCGTATTGCATGTGCATAATCATGCCATGGTTGTTGAAAAGAAATTGACCGAAATAGAAAAAAAATTTTATGAAGCAAAAAGCTATGATGATATGCCGTATTGTGAATTAAAAAGACATCTTGCTTATAATCTTTATGAGGAAGTTGTCGAACAAAGTGATAATCAAAAATTAAAAGCAGAAGCCTTGTACCGCTTAGGAAGAATGCGGTCGCTTGGCCGTGGGACGCAGCGTGATTATCGTAAGGCACATGCGTATTTTGAATCAGCTCAAGATCTTAATGCGCCTATTACACAAGCAAAGGCCCGCTGGAGATTGGCAGAGCTTTATTTCATTGGGCTTGGAGTTGCTCAAGATTATAAAAAAGCAAAAATTTTGTTCGATCAGGTTGCAAATAATACTGTTGATTCCTACGTTCAGGCGGCGGCCCGCTGGCGCTTAGGGGAAATGTATAAAAATGGTCAGGGCATGCCTATCGATTATAAAGCGGCACATGATTATTTGCAGCTTGCAGCCCAACAGACTATTAATAAAGATGTTAAAGCTTGTGCATTAGAATCATTAAAGTCATTAAATATTTGA
- a CDS encoding Na+/H+ antiporter NhaC family protein, which produces MNNSFIVITPPLLVIAAVFITRRMIFSFILGIVWAALIATHGNMYQTAQLIIQRFFVSAGISQIDSVYTFFNNWNIAIFLFLCSLGAIIVMLERTGAAMAYGTFIKKFVHTRRSAEVASLVMSLFFFIDDYFSALTVGSVMRPIAALYKLSPVKLAFLVTAMASPITIISPVSSWVGEIILQLKQSGVSPESSTAIIIADPFYVFIHTIPFIFYALLLILSTWYIVIRRISFGPMAYYEKHTHVIPHEDFPEITGSLVGFFLPLLTLISTIFIMLLLTGGYSFFGGVHDFVTALKHGVIHQSLLVAGLVSVVISSCYFLYKKQLTRQTLFVSLYDGMWLMLPSIIMLIHAWTLGSLLKQDLHTGDYIAHFLGLFVTVPVFPAVCFIAAACIASLIGSAWATISLMLPIIIPMLQALLVLPIATPLDAVPLLLPIIGATLSGCIMGTHLSFIADNPIMSAASTGAHHLEHIKTMAWYIIPVGIATTCAYLIFGHTLSSCGIMTSFACSFASGLLCAIVLLECGQLFFSQPHNLKK; this is translated from the coding sequence ATGAATAATTCTTTTATTGTCATTACCCCTCCGCTTCTTGTTATTGCAGCTGTTTTTATAACAAGACGCATGATATTCTCGTTTATTCTTGGTATTGTCTGGGCCGCGCTTATTGCAACCCATGGGAATATGTATCAAACAGCACAGCTCATTATACAGCGGTTTTTTGTAAGCGCGGGAATATCTCAGATAGATTCTGTGTATACGTTCTTCAATAATTGGAATATTGCCATCTTTCTTTTTTTATGTTCATTAGGGGCTATCATCGTTATGTTAGAGCGTACAGGAGCAGCTATGGCATACGGTACATTTATAAAAAAATTTGTACATACTCGGCGTTCGGCAGAGGTTGCTTCATTAGTCATGTCTTTGTTTTTTTTTATAGACGATTATTTTTCTGCCTTAACTGTTGGATCTGTTATGCGTCCAATTGCGGCGTTATATAAATTAAGTCCCGTAAAATTGGCTTTTTTGGTAACTGCTATGGCAAGCCCTATTACTATTATATCTCCTGTTTCTAGCTGGGTTGGTGAAATTATTTTGCAGCTTAAGCAATCTGGCGTTTCTCCAGAGAGTTCGACCGCGATTATTATTGCAGATCCATTTTATGTTTTTATTCACACCATTCCCTTTATTTTTTATGCATTATTATTGATTCTTTCTACATGGTACATTGTGATCCGTCGAATATCATTTGGGCCCATGGCGTATTATGAAAAACATACACACGTGATTCCTCATGAGGATTTTCCAGAAATTACCGGTTCATTGGTTGGTTTTTTTCTACCGCTGCTTACGTTAATAAGCACCATATTTATCATGTTATTATTAACCGGTGGGTATAGTTTTTTTGGCGGCGTGCATGATTTTGTTACCGCATTAAAACATGGCGTCATTCATCAATCATTATTGGTTGCCGGACTTGTATCTGTTGTTATAAGTTCTTGTTATTTTTTATACAAAAAACAGTTAACGCGCCAGACGCTTTTTGTATCTTTATATGATGGTATGTGGCTGATGTTGCCATCAATTATCATGCTTATTCATGCATGGACACTGGGGTCTTTGCTTAAGCAAGATTTGCATACTGGTGATTATATAGCGCATTTTCTTGGCCTTTTTGTTACTGTTCCCGTGTTCCCGGCGGTGTGTTTTATTGCTGCTGCGTGTATCGCGTCGCTTATTGGGTCTGCATGGGCAACAATATCGTTGATGCTGCCTATTATTATCCCCATGTTGCAAGCGCTTTTGGTATTGCCGATTGCAACACCATTGGATGCCGTTCCATTACTTTTACCTATAATTGGTGCAACGCTGTCTGGCTGCATTATGGGAACGCACCTTTCATTTATTGCTGACAACCCTATTATGTCCGCTGCAAGTACCGGCGCGCATCATCTTGAACATATCAAAACTATGGCTTGGTATATTATTCCTGTCGGCATTGCAACAACGTGCGCTTATCTTATTTTTGGACACACGTTGAGCTCATGTGGTATTATGACAAGCTTTGCGTGTTCTTTTGCCAGCGGCCTTCTCTGCGCAATAGTATTGCTAGAATGCGGCCAACTATTTTTCAGCCAACCGCACAATCTTAAGAAATAA
- a CDS encoding STELLO glycosyltransferase family protein — MKRRILFCICLVIMVYQKMQSQHNKWIVITTIQKPTPALKKIAQKCPEWQLLVVGDEKTPDDWHLDDHCIYLSPSDQKKLPYSLCKLLPFNHYARKNIGYLYAIAHGAQIIYETDDDNYIIDTIKIFRNNDNIALLSSKNFVINVYHYFGQEKAWPRGYPLAHIKNSDNYYIEPFKNNGKIIIEQGLVDKDPDLDALFRLTYHQELFFNEAQRPCVLADNIFSPFNTQNTLFHYEAFYGLYIPAYVPFRTCDIWRGYITQRLMQETGHKICFTPPTAIQERNVHNYMQDFEEEIDLYLKSHLLLQLLNDWKAPGKNILDNMKDLYSYLIQNNFFEKQEEPLISAWIDDITCALAAQNAI, encoded by the coding sequence ATGAAACGCCGCATACTTTTTTGCATATGCCTTGTTATTATGGTGTATCAAAAAATGCAATCTCAACATAATAAGTGGATAGTAATTACAACAATTCAAAAGCCAACTCCAGCACTAAAAAAAATAGCCCAAAAGTGCCCAGAATGGCAACTGCTGGTAGTTGGAGATGAAAAAACACCAGATGATTGGCATCTTGATGATCATTGTATTTACTTAAGCCCATCTGATCAAAAAAAATTACCTTACTCTCTGTGTAAATTATTACCGTTTAATCACTACGCACGAAAAAATATAGGTTATTTATATGCAATTGCACATGGCGCCCAGATTATTTATGAAACAGATGACGATAATTATATCATTGATACTATTAAAATTTTTAGAAATAACGATAATATAGCACTGCTTTCAAGTAAAAATTTTGTTATTAATGTATATCATTATTTTGGACAAGAAAAAGCATGGCCACGAGGATATCCTCTGGCGCACATTAAAAATAGCGATAATTATTACATAGAACCATTCAAAAACAATGGTAAAATTATTATCGAACAGGGATTGGTTGATAAAGACCCTGATTTAGACGCGTTATTTCGCTTAACTTATCATCAAGAACTTTTTTTCAATGAAGCACAGCGGCCGTGCGTTTTAGCAGATAATATCTTTTCTCCTTTTAATACACAAAATACATTATTTCATTATGAAGCATTTTATGGATTGTACATACCAGCATATGTTCCATTTCGTACTTGTGACATATGGCGTGGTTACATAACACAACGTCTTATGCAAGAAACAGGTCACAAAATTTGCTTTACTCCTCCAACCGCAATTCAAGAAAGAAATGTTCATAATTACATGCAAGATTTTGAAGAGGAGATTGATCTCTATCTCAAATCTCACCTTCTCTTGCAACTACTCAATGACTGGAAAGCCCCAGGTAAAAATATTTTAGACAATATGAAAGATCTATATTCATACTTAATTCAGAATAATTTTTTTGAAAAACAAGAAGAGCCTTTAATTTCTGCGTGGATAGATGATATTACATGTGCTCTTGCTGCACAAAATGCTATTTAG
- a CDS encoding HIT domain-containing protein — translation MKNLYAPWRGTYIADNMHDLSNNSCAFCAQLEEHTDAKNFILKRCAYNAIFLNIYPYNPGHLLIVPYNHCDNLSLLVQEARAEMMEIISHSVTLLNEHVHTEGTNIGFNLGGKAAGGSIPEHIHAHVLPRWIGDTSFLPALAHAKPISLDLQDIYKKLLPVFAATSW, via the coding sequence ATGAAAAATCTTTATGCTCCATGGCGTGGAACATATATTGCTGACAATATGCATGATCTATCAAATAATAGCTGTGCGTTTTGTGCGCAGTTGGAAGAACATACCGATGCAAAAAATTTTATTCTTAAGCGATGCGCATATAACGCTATTTTTTTAAATATATATCCGTATAATCCCGGACACTTATTAATTGTTCCCTATAATCACTGTGATAATTTAAGCTTATTGGTTCAGGAGGCACGCGCTGAAATGATGGAAATTATAAGTCATAGCGTCACTCTGCTTAATGAGCATGTGCATACCGAAGGAACAAATATTGGGTTTAATTTAGGCGGTAAGGCTGCTGGTGGGAGTATTCCTGAACATATTCATGCGCATGTTTTGCCGCGATGGATAGGGGACACGAGCTTTTTGCCAGCGTTAGCTCACGCAAAGCCAATATCGCTTGACTTGCAGGATATTTATAAAAAATTATTGCCTGTTTTTGCCGCAACATCCTGGTAG
- a CDS encoding sugar phosphate nucleotidyltransferase: MENKSHSYGILLAGGGGYRLWPLSRKNNPKYFLPLNNQTSLLEATLQRMALLIDKDKQVIVTTKDQVANIKKYLPISLHSILHQDFIEPRARNTAAAVLLATLRIYTTDPDALLFFAPVDHDIPDEQLFCEHMHKALNYAAEHNTLVLLGITPSYPATGYGYIQKEDATTYTTTAYAVKKFYEKPLYADACLYINQGMLWNSGIFCAPAAVIIEHYKNYAQDMLCAMQDYILTNDPEKYYTLQSISFDHLILEKCPAYVIPAQCAWSDMGTFATLLDHTHYQQPAITIDGDNNKAFAPGKLVTFLGVENIWVIETHDAILVMKNSDTENVKKIASKLTECGYEQYV, translated from the coding sequence ATGGAAAACAAATCTCATTCTTATGGCATATTATTAGCGGGTGGCGGTGGTTATAGACTATGGCCTCTCAGCAGAAAAAATAATCCAAAATACTTTTTACCCCTCAACAACCAGACATCTTTACTAGAAGCTACATTACAAAGAATGGCTCTACTTATTGATAAAGACAAGCAAGTTATTGTTACCACAAAAGATCAAGTAGCAAACATTAAAAAATATCTGCCCATATCTTTACACAGCATATTACACCAAGATTTTATAGAACCAAGAGCACGCAACACGGCAGCCGCAGTATTACTGGCAACACTACGCATATATACAACAGATCCCGATGCGCTGTTATTTTTTGCACCCGTAGATCATGACATTCCGGATGAACAATTATTTTGCGAGCATATGCACAAAGCGCTCAATTATGCTGCTGAACATAATACACTTGTCTTGCTTGGGATAACGCCAAGTTATCCCGCTACCGGTTATGGTTATATTCAAAAAGAAGATGCTACCACGTACACCACTACAGCATACGCCGTCAAAAAATTTTATGAAAAGCCTCTCTATGCTGACGCATGTTTATATATAAATCAGGGCATGCTATGGAATAGCGGTATTTTCTGCGCACCAGCTGCAGTTATTATAGAGCACTACAAAAACTATGCACAGGATATGCTCTGCGCAATGCAAGACTATATACTGACAAATGATCCTGAAAAATACTATACGTTGCAGTCCATTTCTTTTGATCATCTTATTTTAGAAAAATGCCCGGCATATGTTATTCCAGCTCAATGTGCATGGTCAGACATGGGTACATTTGCAACATTATTAGATCATACCCATTATCAACAACCTGCTATTACAATCGATGGAGACAATAATAAAGCGTTCGCACCTGGCAAATTAGTAACTTTTTTAGGTGTTGAAAATATATGGGTTATAGAAACTCATGACGCAATCTTGGTTATGAAAAATTCTGATACTGAAAATGTTAAAAAAATAGCGAGCAAGCTTACTGAATGTGGTTATGAACAATATGTCTAA
- the gmd gene encoding GDP-mannose 4,6-dehydratase: MNNMSKKALITGITGQDGAYLSEFLLHKGYEVHGIKRRSSSFNTARIDHLFQDRHETGQQRFFLHYGDVTDTSSIIRLINEIQPDEIYNLAAQSHVAVSFETPEYTANSDALGVLRILEAIRILGLTQKTKFYQASTSELYGNVQEVPQKETTPFYPRSPYAVAKLYAYWITINYREAYNVFACNGILFNHESPLRGETFVTRKITRAVARIAHDLQQTLYLGNLDAYRDWGYAGDYVEAMWLMMQQEKPDDFVIATGTMHSVREFVECAFKEIGRTIVWRGTGINEQGFDSQTGQTLIAIDQKYFRPTEVELLIGDASKAHSILKWKPRVGFHELVTMMVKSDCEKLKHSC; the protein is encoded by the coding sequence ATGAACAATATGTCTAAAAAAGCTCTGATAACAGGAATAACAGGACAAGATGGGGCATACCTATCGGAGTTTTTGCTACATAAAGGGTATGAAGTACATGGCATCAAGCGCAGATCATCTTCATTTAATACTGCGCGCATAGATCATCTATTTCAGGATAGACACGAAACAGGCCAGCAGCGATTTTTTTTACATTATGGCGATGTTACCGATACCAGTTCTATTATTCGGCTTATTAATGAAATTCAACCGGACGAAATTTATAATTTGGCAGCGCAAAGCCATGTTGCCGTTTCTTTTGAAACGCCGGAGTATACGGCAAACTCTGACGCCTTAGGCGTTTTAAGAATTTTGGAAGCCATTCGCATACTTGGATTAACTCAAAAAACAAAATTTTATCAGGCATCAACGAGTGAACTGTATGGTAACGTTCAAGAAGTTCCTCAAAAAGAAACAACTCCTTTTTACCCACGCTCTCCTTACGCCGTTGCAAAATTATATGCTTATTGGATAACAATAAATTATCGTGAAGCTTATAATGTTTTTGCCTGCAACGGCATTTTATTTAATCATGAATCTCCGTTGCGCGGCGAAACTTTTGTTACACGTAAAATAACTCGCGCCGTCGCGCGTATCGCGCATGACCTACAGCAGACGTTATATTTGGGCAATCTTGATGCGTATCGTGATTGGGGCTATGCGGGGGATTATGTGGAAGCCATGTGGCTTATGATGCAGCAAGAAAAGCCCGATGATTTTGTTATTGCAACAGGCACGATGCATTCTGTGCGTGAATTTGTAGAATGTGCTTTTAAAGAGATTGGTAGAACTATTGTATGGCGTGGAACGGGAATTAATGAACAAGGCTTTGACTCTCAAACTGGTCAAACTTTGATCGCCATTGATCAAAAATATTTTAGACCTACTGAAGTTGAATTGCTCATCGGTGACGCTTCTAAAGCGCATAGCATACTAAAATGGAAGCCCAGAGTGGGCTTCCATGAACTTGTTACCATGATGGTCAAAAGTGATTGCGAAAAACTTAAGCATTCTTGTTAA